One Nitrospira sp. DNA window includes the following coding sequences:
- a CDS encoding putative lipoprotein, with protein MSRQRHRGYSLLLACCFALLVNVTPGYAEYEVIEVPDGGTIKGQAVWKGAIPKVPPLKVFADLDRCGTEVSSPALRIDPATNGIQHVLVYLERVERGKAAEPRYRLHMGKSEGDPATRLCQFQEQVFPFVRTAEVALINFEPILHNPHLFNDKQASLFNIAMPTANREIATKLVRARGVGLRLQCDVHVHMNAWAAALDHPYFAVTDEQGRFEISGIPPGAYTLVAWHAGYNIVKFASSRPVYDDPHVIRQQVDVVPKGQLEQRFEFPVRPVEVEWKIAGGDGELQSE; from the coding sequence ATGTCTCGACAGCGCCACCGCGGTTATTCCCTGTTGCTCGCCTGTTGCTTCGCGCTTCTCGTCAACGTGACCCCTGGATATGCGGAGTACGAAGTCATCGAGGTTCCCGACGGGGGAACGATTAAGGGCCAGGCGGTTTGGAAGGGCGCGATCCCGAAAGTTCCGCCGCTCAAGGTCTTCGCGGATTTGGACCGGTGCGGGACAGAGGTGTCATCGCCGGCCCTGCGGATCGATCCGGCCACGAACGGGATCCAGCATGTCCTCGTCTATCTCGAACGGGTGGAGCGGGGCAAGGCGGCCGAGCCGAGATATCGCCTGCACATGGGGAAGAGCGAGGGAGACCCCGCCACTCGTCTCTGTCAGTTTCAGGAACAGGTCTTTCCCTTTGTCCGCACCGCCGAAGTCGCGCTGATCAACTTCGAGCCCATCCTTCACAATCCACATCTCTTCAACGACAAGCAGGCGAGTCTCTTCAATATCGCCATGCCGACGGCCAACCGCGAAATCGCGACGAAGCTGGTCCGTGCCCGCGGCGTCGGGTTGCGGTTGCAGTGTGATGTCCATGTGCACATGAACGCCTGGGCCGCAGCGCTGGACCATCCCTATTTCGCCGTCACCGATGAGCAGGGCCGCTTTGAAATCAGCGGCATCCCGCCGGGAGCCTATACGCTCGTGGCCTGGCATGCGGGGTACAACATCGTCAAATTCGCCTCCTCTCGTCCAGTGTACGACGACCCTCACGTCATACGACAACAGGTCGATGTCGTTCCGAAGGGCCAGCTCGAGCAGCGGTTCGAGTTTCCCGTTCGACCGGTGGAGGTCGAGTGGAAAATCGCCGGCGGCGACGGTGAGCTTCAGTCTGAGTGA
- a CDS encoding UPF0053 inner membrane protein YgdQ, translating into MSEWLADPETWIALGTLTALEIVLGIDNIIFLSVLVGRLPETQRAFARRVGLGLAMMARLALLFSISWVMGLTHPWVTVFGQGISGRDLILIGGGLFLMAKATHEIHNSLEGIEGQDAPAAAAGLGMVLVQIALLDIVFSLDSVITAVGLVEHVSVMAVAIILAVVVMLMAAKAIGDFVDAHPTIKMLALSFLILVGVTLMVEGFDVHVPKGYIYFSMAFSVTVEMLNIRMRRKRAAAPVKLHSRYAGDRKQEG; encoded by the coding sequence ATGTCGGAATGGCTTGCCGATCCGGAAACATGGATCGCCCTAGGAACCCTCACCGCACTGGAAATCGTGCTGGGGATCGACAACATTATTTTTCTCTCCGTGCTCGTCGGCCGACTCCCGGAGACCCAACGTGCATTCGCGCGCAGGGTCGGACTCGGCCTGGCGATGATGGCCCGCCTGGCGCTGCTGTTTTCTATCTCCTGGGTGATGGGGCTCACCCACCCCTGGGTGACGGTCTTCGGGCAGGGCATTTCCGGGCGCGACCTGATCCTGATCGGGGGCGGGTTGTTTCTCATGGCCAAGGCGACGCACGAAATCCATAACAGCCTGGAAGGGATCGAGGGACAGGATGCTCCTGCCGCAGCCGCCGGCCTGGGCATGGTCTTGGTGCAGATTGCGCTGCTGGACATCGTCTTTTCTCTGGATTCGGTGATCACGGCGGTCGGGCTGGTCGAACATGTGTCGGTCATGGCGGTCGCGATCATCCTGGCGGTGGTGGTGATGTTGATGGCGGCCAAGGCCATCGGGGACTTCGTGGATGCGCACCCGACGATCAAAATGCTGGCCCTGTCGTTCCTGATTCTGGTGGGTGTCACCCTGATGGTCGAAGGCTTCGACGTGCACGTGCCGAAGGGCTACATCTACTTCTCCATGGCCTTTTCCGTCACCGTGGAAATGCTGAATATCCGCATGCGTCGCAAACGGGCTGCGGCACCGGTCAAGCTCCACAGCCGCTACGCTGGTGACCGGAAGCAGGAAGGGTAG
- a CDS encoding O-methyltransferase, family 2, whose product MATRRLTPDRIMQLGFGFWGSKTLLTAVELGLFTELAKRPLNADSLAKRLELHQRSARDFFDALVALGLLKRTGARYANTSETGLFLDRANPSYVGGILEMANARLYRFWGSLTEGLRTGRPQNEAKTGEDFFGTLYADQQRLEGFLKAMTGLSQGTARAIARKFPWKRYRSFADIGCAQGGVAVEIALAHKHLAGQGMDLPVVGPIFEAYARLRKVEKRVTFHSGDFFKDPLPSTDVLIMGHILHDWNLDEKMLLLRKAYEALPAGGALIVHEALIDNARKQNAFGLLMSLNMLIETPGGFDFTGADCRQWMKKAGFKRTKVEKLAGPDSMVIGIK is encoded by the coding sequence ATGGCCACCAGACGATTGACTCCTGATCGGATCATGCAACTCGGGTTCGGATTTTGGGGATCGAAGACCCTGCTTACCGCCGTCGAACTGGGCCTGTTCACGGAGTTGGCCAAGCGACCGCTCAATGCCGACTCCCTCGCCAAGCGGCTTGAACTCCACCAGCGAAGCGCTCGCGATTTTTTCGACGCGCTGGTTGCGTTGGGCCTGTTGAAACGAACCGGTGCGCGCTATGCCAATACCTCCGAGACGGGTTTGTTTCTGGACCGCGCCAACCCCTCCTATGTCGGCGGCATCCTCGAAATGGCCAATGCCAGGCTCTATCGTTTTTGGGGGTCGCTCACGGAGGGGCTCCGTACAGGCCGGCCGCAGAACGAGGCGAAGACGGGCGAAGATTTCTTCGGCACGCTCTACGCCGACCAACAACGGCTGGAGGGGTTTCTCAAGGCCATGACCGGCCTCAGCCAGGGAACGGCGCGGGCCATCGCCCGGAAGTTTCCGTGGAAGCGGTACCGCTCCTTCGCCGACATCGGCTGTGCCCAGGGCGGCGTGGCGGTCGAGATCGCCCTCGCGCATAAACACCTCGCCGGACAGGGGATGGACCTGCCGGTTGTGGGACCGATCTTCGAGGCCTATGCGCGACTCAGGAAGGTCGAGAAGCGGGTGACGTTTCATTCCGGGGATTTTTTCAAAGATCCTCTGCCGTCCACCGATGTCCTGATCATGGGGCACATCCTGCATGACTGGAATCTCGATGAGAAGATGCTGTTGCTGCGCAAGGCCTACGAGGCGCTGCCGGCCGGCGGGGCCCTGATCGTCCATGAGGCCCTCATCGACAATGCGCGGAAACAGAACGCCTTCGGGTTGTTGATGAGCCTGAACATGCTCATCGAAACGCCGGGGGGGTTCGATTTCACCGGCGCCGATTGCAGGCAATGGATGAAGAAGGCCGGTTTCAAGCGGACGAAGGTGGAAAAGTTGGCGGGGCCGGACTCGATGGTGATCGGTATTAAATAG